The following proteins are co-located in the Echinicola sp. 20G genome:
- a CDS encoding RNA polymerase sigma factor, whose protein sequence is MGIDKKDKIFPEGIRSNYSSLKDLFYTYHKKLVYYAMQIVGDQSLADDLVQEVFIHVSQWPESHFFREEDHIRNYLYKAVKNQSINALKDLKKNASKMEELDPEAVQGPTALHRLIQSEIVSMVYEAMKSLPEGCRTVAELSYLEGKSNKEVADILGVTVNTVKTQKQRSLKLLKLRIDPEVFTLFLILINC, encoded by the coding sequence ATGGGTATAGATAAAAAAGATAAAATATTTCCAGAGGGGATTAGGTCAAACTATTCTTCGTTGAAGGATTTATTCTATACCTACCATAAAAAGTTGGTCTACTATGCCATGCAAATTGTTGGGGACCAATCATTGGCTGATGACCTTGTTCAAGAGGTTTTTATTCATGTATCACAATGGCCGGAATCACATTTTTTCAGAGAAGAGGACCACATAAGGAATTATTTGTACAAGGCCGTAAAAAACCAGAGTATCAATGCTTTAAAGGATCTTAAAAAAAATGCTTCCAAAATGGAAGAGCTTGATCCCGAAGCTGTACAGGGGCCCACGGCTTTGCACCGTCTTATTCAGTCGGAAATTGTCAGTATGGTTTATGAAGCAATGAAAAGCCTTCCAGAGGGATGCAGGACTGTGGCTGAACTGTCCTACCTTGAAGGCAAAAGCAATAAAGAAGTGGCCGATATTTTAGGTGTTACCGTTAATACTGTTAAAACTCAAAAGCAAAGGAGTCTGAAACTTCTTAAGCTACGGATTGATCCTGAGGTTTTTACCCTGTTTTTAATATTAATAAACTGTTAA
- a CDS encoding FecR family protein: protein MQKDNLYHFYAKLIHKELRNQLDPQERKLLEEWLSKDVENKAFYDKITSRGFIDQQIFKLENIDSDKSFKNLESKILSRRNEALTRQLWVRKTASVAAVLALMLLGWSLVHFTGLLNSPGNNINTNHVVDVAPGKDKAMLVLPDGNIIDLEDMIEGHKHTHGGMQVSKKKDFVAISLDKKAILASEKHSKIIVPIGGRYTVELQDGTKVWLNSASTLSFPSDFKQSKREIVLDGEAYFEVAHNPKSPFTVEANGTQVTVLGTHFNIKAYQNENVTKTTLLEGKVEVAYKGQKKVLVPGSQALSKEDLEVSTGSVKEAIAWKEGYFLFQSTKLDEVLRQLERWYNIKVDTKGQIPTRHFNASIDMDTKLSRVIEVLELSGEIDFEFKNGILYVTEKD, encoded by the coding sequence ATGCAGAAGGACAATTTATATCACTTTTATGCCAAATTGATTCATAAAGAATTAAGGAATCAACTGGATCCCCAAGAAAGGAAACTATTGGAGGAATGGTTATCGAAAGATGTTGAAAATAAGGCATTCTACGATAAGATTACCTCAAGGGGCTTTATTGATCAACAAATTTTTAAGCTGGAGAACATTGATTCGGACAAGTCTTTTAAAAACTTGGAATCAAAGATCTTATCCAGAAGAAATGAAGCATTGACCAGACAACTTTGGGTTAGAAAAACAGCTTCTGTGGCTGCAGTTCTGGCCTTGATGCTTCTGGGATGGTCTCTGGTCCATTTCACTGGCCTTCTTAACTCCCCTGGAAATAATATCAATACAAACCATGTTGTGGATGTGGCTCCGGGCAAAGATAAGGCAATGTTGGTTTTACCCGATGGAAACATAATAGATCTGGAGGATATGATCGAGGGACATAAACATACTCATGGCGGTATGCAAGTCTCCAAGAAGAAGGATTTTGTGGCCATTAGCCTTGATAAAAAAGCAATTTTAGCGTCAGAAAAACACTCTAAAATTATTGTTCCAATAGGAGGTAGATATACTGTAGAATTGCAGGATGGAACAAAGGTATGGCTCAATAGTGCTTCAACTCTAAGCTTTCCGTCAGATTTTAAGCAGAGCAAGAGAGAGATTGTGCTTGATGGAGAGGCTTATTTTGAGGTAGCTCATAATCCAAAATCCCCCTTCACTGTTGAAGCAAATGGAACGCAGGTCACGGTTTTGGGAACGCACTTTAATATAAAAGCTTATCAAAATGAAAATGTCACCAAGACAACCTTACTGGAAGGAAAGGTTGAAGTGGCTTACAAGGGGCAAAAGAAAGTGTTGGTGCCCGGATCGCAAGCCCTGAGTAAAGAGGATTTGGAAGTATCCACGGGATCTGTAAAAGAGGCTATAGCTTGGAAAGAGGGATACTTCCTTTTCCAAAGTACCAAATTGGATGAAGTTCTTCGACAGTTGGAGCGCTGGTACAACATTAAGGTGGATACCAAAGGACAAATTCCTACCAGGCATTTTAACGCGTCTATAGATATGGATACGAAATTGTCCAGGGTAATTGAAGTCTTGGAACTATCAGGCGAAATAGATTTTGAATTTAAAAATGGAATACTCTATGTAACAGAAAAGGACTAA
- a CDS encoding TonB-dependent receptor produces MKFTYLGQGGKALSFAPPNYLLVMKWTFILCLALCFQVSAKVHSQELNVNVYEKHFTEVLDIIEAQTNVSFVYSDEIIDEAFPVSISLRNASLEDALEILFDKQPFTYKIVDNFVVIQSKGLSKEEIRDISGTVKSVDGEALPGATVRLKGASKGTVTDLDGNFKLSNIPDDAILVISYIGYEPKEVAVNNQSVIHIVLAPSETSLSEVVIIGYGQQERKKVTSAIADFKPTEENFRQVQGPDQLMQGRMPGVYVGAGGGTPGSNLRVSIRGIGSLSGENEPLYVVDGIPLVNTNAALFNLGEGMNPLSQLNPDDIESIEVLKDAASAAIYGSRATNGVVIITTKSGKEGQSSFSINSNIGVQYLPNVDKLKMAETDLYLEVQNEAKYNFNQQYGYQPGDGNFVEYLENPYPGMPSTDWLDWVTRNALVSNVNMSFSTGTKKTKLFISGGFLDQQGVIETNEYKKYNGKVNVSHQATDWLKVGVNTNLSFSRNHRIPNGDYGSSIFLRSMGQRPYDRPFKPNGDYYVGGTEELVYHNNVQILNEQKTKLDNYRLLGNAFADIKFSPSFHLKNTFGMDASYTEDYLHYTDLHPYGAGQGRVLDERRMMTNGLIENTLYYDHDFGKLSINALMGHSYQKITTSTNYIDGRGFPSASFDVISVASEIANATSGFGESALESYYSRANLSYADKYMLSLSLRADGSSRFSPEKRYGSFPSISAGWNMSDEPFWNLNKTDIKLRASYGATGNQDGIGSYAYQALMSGGANYNGNSGLSISTFGNGNLTWETAKQFDIGVDAGLLEGKLNLTVDYFIKNTENLLYSMPIHATSGFSSITSNIGSMQNRGLELMLGYSDQFGGLQWQSDFNISFIENELTSLLGDEALLIGANRTLQVGQEVGSFYMYKMLGIYQYDEDVPQTLYDQGVRAGDVIYEDLNDDGIINVEDRQIIGSSNPDFYGGWSNTFKYKNFDLSAFLTYSKGSEVYATWRITTDRLGYGKQGFREEIAQNRWAGPGTSNEVPRAVHGSSYNLYNSSRFLEDGSFIRLRTLSLGYTLPKRLSDRLDMTHCRFYVQGENLFILTKYSGLDPEVSKNYDARFMGDDNMNLPQPRTLRVGLNLTF; encoded by the coding sequence ATGAAATTTACCTACTTGGGACAAGGAGGGAAAGCGCTTTCCTTTGCCCCGCCAAATTACCTTTTGGTTATGAAATGGACTTTTATTTTATGCTTGGCCCTATGTTTTCAGGTCAGTGCCAAGGTGCATTCCCAAGAATTGAATGTAAATGTCTATGAAAAACATTTTACTGAGGTTTTGGACATTATTGAAGCCCAAACCAATGTTAGCTTTGTCTACTCAGATGAAATTATAGATGAAGCCTTTCCAGTAAGCATCAGTCTGCGCAATGCAAGCCTGGAAGATGCTCTGGAAATTCTGTTCGATAAACAGCCTTTTACCTATAAAATCGTTGACAATTTTGTCGTGATTCAGAGCAAAGGGTTATCGAAAGAGGAGATCAGGGATATTTCCGGCACCGTTAAAAGTGTCGATGGAGAGGCGCTTCCTGGAGCTACAGTCAGGCTGAAAGGAGCATCAAAAGGCACCGTAACAGATCTGGATGGAAATTTTAAACTTTCCAATATCCCTGATGATGCCATTTTGGTAATTAGCTATATTGGTTATGAACCAAAAGAGGTAGCTGTCAACAACCAATCCGTTATCCATATAGTACTTGCTCCTTCAGAAACCTCTCTTTCAGAAGTTGTAATCATTGGTTATGGACAGCAAGAAAGAAAAAAAGTGACCAGTGCCATTGCTGATTTTAAACCTACTGAAGAAAATTTCAGACAGGTTCAGGGCCCTGACCAACTCATGCAGGGCCGCATGCCAGGCGTTTATGTGGGAGCTGGGGGAGGAACTCCTGGCAGTAACCTACGGGTCAGTATCAGGGGAATTGGGTCCCTTAGCGGTGAAAACGAACCTTTATATGTAGTAGATGGAATCCCTTTGGTAAATACCAATGCTGCTCTGTTCAACTTGGGGGAAGGAATGAATCCCCTATCTCAACTTAATCCTGACGATATTGAATCAATAGAGGTGCTTAAGGATGCGGCTTCTGCAGCGATATATGGTTCCAGAGCTACCAACGGAGTGGTTATTATCACTACAAAATCAGGCAAGGAAGGACAGTCCAGTTTTTCCATTAATTCCAACATCGGTGTCCAGTACCTTCCCAATGTAGATAAGCTGAAAATGGCAGAAACTGATCTCTATTTAGAAGTACAAAATGAAGCTAAATACAACTTCAACCAACAATATGGCTATCAACCGGGAGATGGCAACTTTGTGGAATACCTGGAAAATCCATATCCCGGCATGCCTTCAACGGATTGGTTGGATTGGGTGACCAGAAATGCCTTGGTGTCCAATGTAAACATGTCATTTAGCACTGGAACCAAAAAGACCAAATTATTTATATCCGGAGGATTTTTGGATCAGCAAGGGGTAATCGAAACCAATGAGTACAAAAAGTATAACGGTAAGGTAAATGTAAGCCACCAAGCGACAGATTGGTTAAAAGTAGGAGTAAACACAAATTTGAGTTTCTCCAGGAATCATAGAATTCCCAACGGCGATTATGGATCTTCCATTTTCCTCAGAAGTATGGGGCAGCGTCCATACGATCGTCCATTTAAGCCCAACGGAGATTATTATGTGGGCGGAACTGAAGAGTTGGTATACCATAACAATGTCCAAATCCTTAATGAACAAAAAACAAAACTCGACAATTATAGGTTGCTGGGCAATGCTTTTGCAGACATAAAGTTCAGTCCATCGTTCCACTTGAAGAATACCTTTGGAATGGACGCAAGCTATACAGAAGATTATCTACATTATACTGATCTACATCCCTATGGAGCCGGTCAAGGCAGGGTTCTCGATGAAAGAAGGATGATGACCAATGGCCTTATCGAAAATACACTGTACTATGATCACGATTTTGGAAAACTGAGCATTAATGCTTTAATGGGGCACTCGTATCAAAAAATTACGACCAGCACCAACTACATAGATGGCAGGGGCTTTCCTTCCGCTTCTTTCGATGTGATATCAGTGGCCAGTGAAATAGCCAATGCCACTTCAGGGTTTGGCGAAAGTGCGCTGGAGTCCTATTACAGTAGGGCAAATTTGAGCTATGCAGATAAATACATGCTTTCACTTTCTCTAAGGGCAGATGGTTCCTCAAGGTTTTCACCAGAAAAAAGATATGGTTCTTTTCCTTCTATTTCAGCAGGTTGGAACATGTCAGATGAACCATTTTGGAACTTAAACAAAACGGATATTAAACTCCGTGCCAGCTATGGTGCCACAGGAAATCAGGATGGTATCGGAAGTTATGCCTATCAGGCATTGATGAGTGGTGGTGCCAATTATAACGGAAATAGTGGTTTGTCCATTTCTACATTTGGTAACGGTAATTTGACCTGGGAAACAGCAAAACAATTTGATATTGGGGTAGATGCCGGGTTGTTGGAAGGCAAGCTCAACCTCACAGTCGATTATTTCATCAAGAACACCGAGAACCTTTTGTACAGTATGCCTATCCATGCTACTTCAGGGTTTAGCAGTATTACCAGCAATATTGGAAGCATGCAAAACAGAGGATTGGAATTGATGTTGGGCTATTCTGATCAGTTTGGCGGACTCCAGTGGCAATCCGATTTTAATATATCCTTTATTGAAAATGAATTGACTTCCTTGCTGGGGGATGAAGCCTTGTTGATCGGCGCTAACAGGACACTCCAAGTCGGACAGGAGGTGGGCAGTTTTTATATGTATAAAATGTTGGGCATCTACCAATATGATGAAGATGTGCCGCAAACTTTATACGACCAGGGAGTCCGTGCCGGAGATGTGATCTATGAGGACCTTAATGATGATGGTATTATAAATGTAGAAGACCGCCAAATTATTGGTAGTTCCAATCCTGATTTTTATGGGGGCTGGTCAAACACCTTCAAATATAAAAACTTTGATCTTTCGGCCTTTTTAACCTATTCCAAAGGATCGGAAGTATATGCTACATGGAGGATTACCACGGACCGCTTGGGATATGGAAAACAAGGCTTCAGGGAAGAGATTGCCCAGAACAGATGGGCAGGACCAGGTACCAGCAATGAGGTGCCACGAGCCGTACATGGAAGTAGTTATAACCTGTACAATTCCTCCAGGTTTTTGGAGGATGGGTCTTTTATCAGACTTCGCACCTTAAGCTTGGGATACACTTTGCCAAAGCGCTTATCGGATAGGCTTGATATGACGCATTGTAGGTTTTATGTCCAAGGAGAAAACCTGTTTATACTTACCAAATACTCTGGTTTGGACCCTGAAGTATCAAAGAATTATGATGCCAGGTTTATGGGAGATGATAATATGAACCTCCCTCAACCAAGGACTTTACGGGTGGGCCTAAATCTTACTTTCTAA
- a CDS encoding RagB/SusD family nutrient uptake outer membrane protein has translation MKFNLSIFLLALLLATSCSNQLDLYPRSAVSSESELTEEDAQSFLMGIYQSVQNDPGRESFIMGDLLGGDLNSASSVNGGGTNAFISNILRPEHSYPKNIWIGYYEALYQVNTLIESLKNLSESPELNQIRGVSHYFRAYIYYNLVSKYGGVPIQRENTMEKLARNTAEEVYAFIEEDLEYAIQHAPDFSADLGGDYHYVSKDAAMAMMARTKLMQGKKAEAAALAEELIAKPYFELDSFEKIFRRQANSELIFAFVNLTIESSINLSTWFYTYAHPQSGSYVFKPNPWAMEMFTASDKRSSISVDTYEGLDVVNKYPSGQTGTDPLNVSRIAEMYLISAEGQGLAGLNRLNELRTARGLAPVFTSSEQQYLDLILEERRRELFAEGFRWVDLVRTGKAVQDIGIQERETLLPIPETELMLNEKLVQNPGY, from the coding sequence ATGAAATTTAATTTATCCATATTCTTGCTGGCCCTATTATTGGCCACATCTTGCAGCAATCAGTTGGATTTATATCCAAGATCTGCAGTTTCTTCCGAGTCTGAACTCACAGAGGAGGATGCCCAGTCATTCCTTATGGGGATTTATCAATCCGTGCAAAATGACCCTGGCCGCGAATCCTTTATCATGGGAGATCTTTTAGGAGGGGACCTTAACTCGGCAAGCTCTGTAAACGGAGGGGGAACCAATGCATTCATCAGTAATATTTTAAGGCCTGAGCATAGCTATCCCAAAAATATCTGGATTGGATATTATGAGGCTTTGTACCAAGTTAATACCCTGATTGAAAGTTTGAAGAACCTATCAGAATCTCCAGAATTGAATCAAATACGTGGAGTGTCTCATTACTTCAGGGCGTACATATACTATAATTTGGTAAGTAAATATGGGGGAGTGCCTATCCAAAGGGAAAATACCATGGAAAAACTGGCCAGAAATACAGCAGAGGAAGTGTACGCCTTTATTGAGGAAGACCTAGAGTACGCCATTCAACATGCTCCTGACTTCTCGGCCGATTTGGGTGGTGATTACCATTATGTTTCCAAAGATGCCGCCATGGCCATGATGGCAAGAACTAAATTGATGCAGGGTAAAAAGGCAGAGGCTGCCGCCTTGGCAGAGGAACTGATCGCAAAGCCTTATTTTGAGTTGGATAGTTTTGAGAAGATATTCCGGAGACAGGCTAATTCCGAGTTGATATTTGCTTTTGTCAACCTAACGATAGAGTCCAGTATCAACTTAAGCACTTGGTTCTACACTTATGCCCATCCCCAAAGTGGTTCCTACGTGTTCAAACCAAATCCTTGGGCGATGGAGATGTTTACTGCCTCAGACAAGAGATCTTCCATTTCGGTGGATACCTATGAGGGGCTTGATGTAGTCAACAAGTACCCCAGCGGTCAAACTGGGACAGACCCTTTAAATGTAAGCAGAATTGCTGAAATGTATCTGATAAGTGCCGAGGGGCAAGGATTGGCCGGTTTGAATAGGCTAAATGAATTACGAACCGCACGTGGGCTGGCACCTGTGTTCACTTCTTCTGAACAACAATATCTTGATTTGATATTGGAAGAGCGACGTCGGGAACTGTTTGCGGAAGGTTTTAGGTGGGTGGACCTGGTAAGAACCGGAAAGGCAGTACAGGATATTGGCATTCAGGAGAGGGAAACATTATTGCCTATTCCTGAAACAGAACTCATGTTGAATGAGAAGCTTGTTCAAAATCCTGGCTATTAA
- a CDS encoding phosphodiester glycosidase family protein, producing the protein MTINIKYFPFYVFAVLIMLSISCTNEDEELSIIEDELSPITQRLIDSTDLVSNVFWDTTFTVAPGVEETDIHYLSMKGLSMKMFVFKVDLKEEGVELKAVMPYGSNGFGMQPIPEMVSYVDVPGKKVVGAVNSDFFNMNTGEPRGIVVLDGEVVKNSAMLDSFFGIDKNGKPLIEQADDFGLYEEELLFGLGAGDILVKDYGLAPISNADIHPRTGVGFTDLQEVYFIVVDGRDFDYSNGFGLSEFAEVFKALDVKDATNLDGGGSSTFVTLHSLSDVFHVRNKPSDGSPRPVANGWAILVNEN; encoded by the coding sequence ATGACTATTAATATTAAATATTTTCCGTTTTATGTATTTGCGGTTTTGATAATGTTATCGATCAGCTGTACAAATGAAGATGAGGAGCTTTCAATTATAGAGGACGAGCTTTCCCCAATAACACAAAGGCTGATCGACAGTACAGACTTGGTAAGCAATGTCTTTTGGGATACCACCTTTACAGTGGCTCCTGGGGTGGAAGAAACAGATATTCATTATTTGTCCATGAAAGGGCTGAGCATGAAAATGTTTGTTTTTAAAGTAGACCTTAAAGAAGAAGGCGTAGAGCTAAAGGCGGTTATGCCCTATGGAAGTAATGGTTTTGGTATGCAGCCTATCCCAGAAATGGTTAGCTACGTGGATGTGCCTGGCAAGAAAGTGGTGGGGGCAGTGAATTCAGACTTTTTTAACATGAACACCGGGGAGCCCAGGGGAATAGTGGTTCTTGATGGAGAAGTGGTTAAAAATTCTGCCATGCTGGATTCATTTTTCGGCATTGACAAAAATGGAAAGCCCCTTATAGAACAAGCGGATGATTTTGGTTTATATGAGGAGGAGCTACTCTTTGGACTAGGAGCCGGAGACATTCTGGTGAAAGACTATGGTTTAGCCCCGATCAGCAATGCCGATATCCACCCACGAACAGGTGTAGGCTTTACCGATTTACAAGAAGTCTATTTTATTGTGGTCGATGGACGTGATTTTGACTATTCCAATGGCTTTGGCTTATCGGAATTTGCGGAAGTATTTAAAGCCCTGGATGTAAAAGATGCTACCAATTTGGATGGAGGGGGATCATCCACCTTTGTGACCTTGCATAGTTTGTCTGATGTATTTCATGTTAGAAATAAACCTTCAGATGGCAGCCCAAGACCGGTTGCAAACGGATGGGCTATTTTGGTAAACGAAAATTAA
- a CDS encoding IPT/TIG domain-containing protein, whose translation MKYINFLLLTFVVLSVWSCTQEDNSPVAYKQAFVYTMSPQEGYINDVVIISGRGFSPVRENNEVMFNGNSATVLEANNGQLQVVVPEGEGVANLTVSINGETAAGADLSFSFIQAPEEYMVSSLAGNSEYGLTDGQGTNAFFRNPEGVAKHPEGYLIITDRTNNAIRKVDMEGNVSTILGTGSKGFQNGPVASATLDYPWKSCVDKVGNIYVADRNNHAIRKIDPEGNVSTIAGTGTAGYKDGPANTAQFNQPIDITVDDNGVLYVADNINHVIRMINNDGVVSTIAGNGEKGYQDGSLSEASFSNPSGLDVDNDGNIVVADRINHLIRKIDLRTQEVSTVAGSSQGTRDGLAQEAQFNNPYGVAVGDAGEIIIADLSNHKIRMIRSGEVSTIGGTVRGFLDGPSAVAQFYNPTDVEVLNGAIYIADLGNHRVRKIVKK comes from the coding sequence ATGAAATATATCAATTTTCTATTATTGACCTTTGTGGTACTTTCCGTTTGGTCATGTACTCAGGAGGACAACAGTCCTGTAGCATATAAACAGGCCTTTGTGTATACAATGAGCCCTCAAGAAGGATACATAAACGATGTGGTGATCATTTCGGGAAGGGGCTTTTCCCCAGTTCGGGAAAATAACGAAGTGATGTTCAATGGTAATTCAGCTACCGTATTGGAGGCAAACAATGGCCAGTTACAAGTGGTAGTTCCTGAGGGAGAAGGGGTGGCCAATCTAACGGTGTCCATCAATGGGGAAACTGCCGCTGGAGCAGACCTTTCATTCAGTTTCATTCAAGCCCCTGAAGAATATATGGTTTCTTCTTTAGCAGGAAATAGTGAATATGGTTTGACTGATGGTCAAGGTACCAATGCCTTTTTTAGAAACCCTGAGGGAGTTGCCAAACATCCCGAAGGATACCTTATCATTACTGACCGTACCAATAATGCGATTAGAAAAGTGGATATGGAAGGAAATGTTTCTACTATTCTTGGTACTGGTAGCAAAGGTTTCCAAAATGGCCCGGTAGCCTCTGCCACTTTGGACTATCCATGGAAGTCCTGTGTGGACAAGGTTGGAAATATTTATGTGGCTGACCGAAACAATCATGCCATCAGAAAGATCGATCCGGAAGGGAACGTAAGTACAATTGCTGGAACAGGAACCGCTGGGTATAAAGATGGTCCGGCGAATACTGCGCAATTTAACCAACCAATAGATATTACGGTCGATGATAATGGTGTTTTATATGTCGCAGACAACATTAACCATGTGATCCGAATGATCAATAATGATGGGGTCGTCAGCACAATAGCCGGAAATGGTGAAAAGGGGTACCAGGATGGAAGCCTATCAGAAGCCAGTTTCAGCAATCCTTCTGGTTTGGATGTGGATAATGATGGAAACATCGTTGTTGCCGACCGCATCAACCATTTGATAAGAAAAATCGATTTGAGGACTCAGGAAGTGAGCACTGTTGCAGGTAGCAGTCAGGGAACACGTGATGGATTGGCCCAAGAGGCACAGTTCAACAATCCTTATGGGGTAGCAGTAGGTGATGCTGGAGAAATTATCATAGCTGATTTGTCAAATCATAAAATAAGGATGATCAGGTCTGGAGAGGTTTCTACCATTGGAGGTACTGTTCGTGGCTTCTTGGATGGTCCAAGTGCAGTGGCGCAGTTTTATAACCCTACCGACGTGGAAGTTTTAAATGGGGCAATCTACATTGCAGACTTGGGGAACCACAGGGTTAGGAAAATAGTAAAAAAATAA
- a CDS encoding phosphodiester glycosidase family protein, protein MNDFNKWTSAFLMLMSVSGSIWAQEVSLPNTESADAEIIRKAHWKVTKVSDGMHVKTTSINLFDSPQEIFMLDIDTAVADVKYFVGMADFMEKTSVQAKKLNAVAAINGSFFRNHAEPLGASRHMVLIDGVVVAKTDSLEFETRGTGVVTVKGNKVDIADWSRQQEVNIVGKADHALTSGPLLMDDGQMIDLEGTSFVLKRHPRSVIAFDQGHLLLIVIGGRSEKAAGMTLDEVQFFCKTLGCSDILNLDGGGSSTLYVKGYDEDDIVNVPTDGTERDVKGIFYITSPR, encoded by the coding sequence ATGAATGATTTTAATAAATGGACAAGTGCTTTTTTGATGCTGATGTCAGTCAGTGGGAGTATTTGGGCTCAGGAAGTTTCCCTACCAAATACCGAATCGGCCGATGCAGAAATAATTCGAAAGGCACATTGGAAAGTGACAAAGGTATCAGATGGTATGCATGTAAAGACCACAAGTATCAATTTGTTTGATTCACCACAAGAGATATTTATGCTTGATATAGATACCGCTGTTGCTGATGTAAAGTATTTTGTAGGGATGGCCGATTTCATGGAAAAAACCTCTGTACAAGCAAAGAAATTAAATGCTGTAGCAGCCATTAATGGTTCTTTTTTTAGGAACCATGCAGAGCCCTTGGGGGCAAGCCGCCATATGGTGCTGATTGATGGGGTGGTGGTGGCAAAAACGGATTCCTTGGAGTTTGAAACAAGGGGAACGGGAGTTGTTACAGTCAAGGGCAATAAAGTGGACATTGCTGATTGGTCCCGGCAACAGGAAGTGAACATTGTTGGAAAAGCCGATCATGCACTCACTTCCGGCCCACTTTTAATGGATGATGGACAAATGATTGACCTTGAAGGTACCTCCTTTGTTCTCAAAAGGCATCCCCGTTCTGTCATAGCGTTTGACCAAGGTCACCTATTGCTCATAGTTATTGGGGGAAGGTCTGAAAAGGCGGCAGGAATGACACTTGATGAAGTACAGTTTTTCTGTAAAACATTGGGCTGTAGTGATATCCTCAATCTAGATGGTGGAGGGTCCAGTACTTTGTATGTGAAAGGATATGATGAAGATGATATTGTCAATGTTCCAACTGATGGTACTGAACGGGATGTCAAAGGTATATTTTATATCACTTCCCCAAGGTAA
- a CDS encoding RNA polymerase sigma-70 factor: MKSYKAIFDKYYNVLFAYANRMIKDPESAKEITNDTFLKLWEYRDRLDTGVDSLKPYLFQIAHNHSINHLKKTRINATFEFLDSEIAEPFEQHLMEYRELEQAIDHAIDSLPEQRRQIFLLSRKEGLKYSEIAEQLGISPRTVETQIRRSLHALKSYLNKI; this comes from the coding sequence TTGAAAAGCTACAAAGCCATTTTTGACAAATACTACAATGTATTATTTGCCTACGCCAATAGAATGATAAAAGATCCGGAGAGTGCCAAGGAAATAACCAATGATACTTTTTTGAAATTATGGGAATATCGTGACAGGCTGGATACGGGTGTAGATAGCCTTAAGCCATACCTTTTCCAGATTGCCCACAACCATAGCATCAACCACCTGAAGAAAACCAGGATCAACGCTACTTTTGAATTTCTGGATTCGGAAATAGCAGAACCTTTCGAGCAGCATTTAATGGAATACAGGGAGCTGGAACAGGCCATAGACCATGCTATTGATTCCCTTCCAGAACAGAGGAGACAGATATTTTTGTTAAGCAGAAAAGAAGGGTTGAAATATTCCGAAATAGCAGAACAACTGGGGATATCTCCGAGGACCGTGGAAACTCAAATTCGAAGATCGCTTCATGCCCTAAAATCATACCTCAACAAAATATAG